A genomic stretch from Natronomonas gomsonensis includes:
- a CDS encoding HVO_2523 family zinc finger protein: protein MDGDRSGRRCPMCETPMYKRHCKYVCPQHGVVVDCSDPFTF, encoded by the coding sequence ATGGACGGTGACCGAAGCGGCCGACGGTGTCCGATGTGTGAGACGCCGATGTACAAGCGTCACTGCAAGTACGTCTGCCCGCAACACGGCGTCGTCGTCGACTGCTCGGACCCCTTCACGTTCTAG
- a CDS encoding TVP38/TMEM64 family protein, whose product MKRATARQVAGIAVVCVVAATAALTVPPERLFVHAEGLASRPVVLGVALLVLYLVRPLLAWPISALSVLLGYLYGPTAIPVALAGAVVTTLPAYTLAGYLGHDAGLLARVGDAGGAVRKTAGDLRGIIAVRLAPLPTDPVSYGAGLAEVPLRPYILGTAIGEAPWVVAAVLLGASAGELTAAGSAADPLVVVTAVALAALLVLSGPAYRRLSDGTTF is encoded by the coding sequence GTGAAGCGCGCGACCGCCCGTCAGGTGGCCGGTATCGCCGTCGTCTGTGTCGTCGCCGCCACCGCCGCCCTGACGGTCCCCCCGGAGCGGCTGTTCGTCCACGCCGAGGGACTCGCCTCGCGACCCGTGGTTCTCGGGGTCGCGCTCCTCGTGCTGTATCTCGTTCGCCCGCTGTTGGCGTGGCCCATCAGCGCGCTGTCAGTGTTGCTCGGCTACCTCTACGGGCCGACGGCGATTCCGGTCGCGCTTGCCGGTGCGGTCGTGACGACGCTGCCCGCCTACACGCTGGCGGGGTATCTCGGCCACGACGCCGGCCTGCTGGCCCGAGTCGGCGACGCCGGTGGCGCCGTCCGGAAGACCGCCGGCGACCTCCGCGGCATCATCGCGGTTCGACTCGCGCCGCTGCCGACCGACCCCGTCTCCTACGGCGCTGGATTGGCCGAGGTGCCGCTGCGTCCCTACATTCTGGGGACGGCCATCGGCGAAGCGCCGTGGGTCGTCGCCGCCGTCTTGCTCGGTGCCTCCGCCGGCGAGTTGACCGCCGCCGGAAGCGCCGCCGACCCACTCGTCGTCGTCACCGCCGTCGCGCTTGCGGCACTGCTGGTCCTTTCGGGACCGGCCTACAGGCGTCTCTCGGACGGGACGACGTTCTAG